The following proteins come from a genomic window of Pseudomonadota bacterium:
- the prfA gene encoding peptide chain release factor 1, whose translation MKASIQTKLFQLQERFDEVQALLADPDVINDQNQFRDLSKEYARLEPVAHDVTRYQTLLNDQVAAEELSQDGDADMAAMGKEELQAINATLDTLSVELLQHLIPVDPNDDANIFVEIRAGTGGDEAAIFAGDLFRMYSRYADQQQFSVEVISQSEGEHGGFKEIIARLFGQGVYARFKFESGTHRVQRVPETESQGRIHTSACTVAVLPEVEAVDEVALNPADIRVDTYRASGAGGQHVNKTDSAVRLTHLPSGIVVECQDERSQHKNRARAMSLLQARLLDNEQQKRASEQAQQRKLQVGSGDRSERIRTYNYPQGRVTDHRINLTLYKLDEILAGALDHVVEPLRQEHQAEELAELSAH comes from the coding sequence ATGAAAGCGTCCATTCAGACCAAACTGTTTCAGCTGCAAGAGCGATTTGACGAGGTGCAGGCGCTGCTCGCGGATCCGGATGTCATTAATGATCAGAACCAGTTTCGGGATTTGTCCAAAGAGTACGCCAGGCTTGAGCCCGTCGCCCACGACGTGACGCGCTATCAGACGCTGCTCAACGATCAGGTTGCCGCCGAAGAACTCAGCCAAGATGGTGATGCCGACATGGCCGCCATGGGGAAGGAAGAGCTGCAGGCGATTAACGCCACGCTCGACACGCTGAGCGTCGAGCTACTGCAACACCTCATTCCAGTGGACCCCAACGATGACGCGAACATTTTCGTGGAAATTCGTGCGGGCACTGGCGGGGATGAAGCGGCGATTTTTGCAGGAGACCTGTTCCGCATGTATTCGCGCTATGCCGACCAGCAGCAATTTAGCGTTGAGGTGATCAGCCAATCCGAAGGCGAACACGGCGGCTTTAAAGAGATCATCGCCCGCTTGTTTGGCCAAGGAGTATACGCCCGCTTCAAATTCGAGTCGGGCACCCATCGGGTGCAACGCGTTCCAGAAACCGAATCACAAGGGCGTATTCACACGTCGGCCTGCACAGTCGCTGTGCTGCCGGAAGTGGAAGCGGTCGATGAAGTGGCGCTCAATCCGGCCGATATCCGCGTCGACACGTACCGCGCCTCGGGTGCGGGCGGACAGCACGTGAACAAAACCGATTCGGCTGTGCGTCTCACGCACCTTCCAAGCGGCATTGTTGTGGAGTGTCAGGACGAGCGGTCCCAACACAAAAACCGTGCTCGGGCGATGAGCCTACTCCAGGCACGACTGCTCGATAACGAACAACAAAAACGCGCGTCTGAACAGGCGCAGCAGCGCAAGCTTCAGGTCGGCAGTGGCGATCGATCCGAGCGTATTCGCACGTACAACTATCCACAGGGACGCGTGACCGATCACCGCATTAACCTGACGCTGTACAAACTCGATGAAATTCTGGCCGGCGCACTCGATCATGTTGTGGAACCGTTGCGACAAGAACATCAGGCCGAGGAACTCGCTGAGCTGTCGGCGCACTAA
- a CDS encoding GNAT family N-acetyltransferase has protein sequence MTADVVLRSARPDEAARLTAIAFAAKAHWGYPASQLDAWAPELTYTADVIRAHWVAVACRAPESDTIGTHSDVIGVCSLEPFGPYLEISGLWVDPPQMGQGIGRALTDHALRHGRECGVTTLRLLADPYAKAFYTALGALEVGLERGSPSGRLLPLMHFDLT, from the coding sequence GTGACTGCCGATGTTGTACTGCGGTCGGCACGACCGGACGAGGCCGCGCGTCTAACGGCGATTGCGTTTGCTGCCAAAGCGCACTGGGGTTATCCAGCGTCGCAACTCGACGCTTGGGCGCCTGAGTTGACGTACACCGCCGACGTTATCCGCGCGCATTGGGTGGCGGTGGCCTGCCGCGCGCCGGAGTCCGACACCATTGGGACGCACAGTGACGTCATCGGCGTGTGTTCGCTCGAACCCTTTGGTCCGTATTTAGAGATCAGCGGCCTATGGGTCGATCCCCCGCAGATGGGCCAGGGAATCGGACGCGCCTTGACCGACCACGCGTTGAGGCACGGTCGAGAATGCGGCGTCACGACGTTACGCCTGCTGGCGGATCCCTATGCCAAAGCGTTTTATACCGCGCTGGGCGCGTTAGAGGTTGGGTTAGAGCGCGGTTCGCCGAGCGGTCGCCTGCTGCCGCTCATGCACTTTGATTTGACCTAA